The Paenibacillus tianjinensis genome has a window encoding:
- a CDS encoding DUF1259 domain-containing protein, whose translation MSISPLCRQFAEIFGGEPQVVNGVCVATKLRTNIKVRILGRRSKGLFTLPFGISFESVGKDGRALCLGESVILTREINPFISELRKAGIKVTALHNHWLFTNPNIWYIHWEAVQKPLVFARKVRNASKVLTNKPVGPFVCKPSIKK comes from the coding sequence ATGAGTATAAGTCCACTCTGTAGACAGTTTGCGGAGATTTTTGGTGGTGAGCCCCAGGTCGTTAACGGAGTATGTGTTGCAACTAAGCTACGTACTAATATTAAGGTGCGGATCTTGGGCAGACGTTCAAAAGGCTTGTTCACACTTCCTTTCGGTATTTCCTTCGAGAGTGTTGGGAAAGACGGCAGAGCACTATGCCTTGGGGAATCTGTGATCCTCACCCGGGAAATCAATCCATTTATCTCTGAACTCCGCAAAGCAGGCATTAAAGTAACTGCTCTTCATAACCACTGGTTATTTACGAACCCGAACATCTGGTACATCCATTGGGAAGCCGTCCAAAAACCACTGGTATTCGCCAGAAAAGTGCGTAACGCCTCCAAAGTCCTGACCAATAAACCCGTTGGCCCCTTCGTCTGTAAGCCCTCCATCAAAAAATAA
- a CDS encoding tetratricopeptide repeat protein, whose product MIFQRSTLKDKLKRKQEDSFTGRESYFEELYNALELQQQEDYKVLCFYGVGGAGKSSLRREMVHRLTQREDIAVGIVDFETKAHQQPENALIHLRKSITSSNKINFSLFDMVYALYMSKAYAHLPLKESITPLLDEGDLLVELINTIEDVPGLGLVPKVYNLFRKSSSFIHKYMTKTKMDYFSQLSALDASELLAYLPDVFLEDLLAHQEKTGCRLVIFLDTYEALWEDKRMKGYQSVVDSWIREMIQGHPGLLWVITGRERLRWAEIDPNWDFVCAQRPLDSLTEAESTAILVRSGVTDEDIRNTIIKQSYGHAYTIRLAVNLHNEIIRTRTPIIQDFVDWRTPELLIERLLKYLTPYEIQTLELLAIARSWDEALFEAIVQAFQTGYPLYQRDELLRFSFIHHNELTNRWEMHALMRESLRHHQSVHTIREGHRYLFEYYANLLSQHSFTGMLRDAYDWLDEAFFHGLQQVENGWRTPVSLSDWFRHEDAKFFNTGKWELTIPLFKQFISYLESLETTEAQSLRGILVYDLAYIYFKEGNYTEAEIMFDISLDIHLTLYGETNRFTAKSYYGLGTLYHNMGRMEEAEPLYCKALAIREQVLGGDHIGVAMSANNLATLYQDMKLHHLALPLYERAIRISLLPENYNSRKLADYKINLVYFHHDVEQYETALAICEEALTLRESSLTPLHRDMAQVFLYYGNILLRRSELRLADEYYNKALHILEELKHEFSGEMAKLHHNLGVYCYLAGRTGDSLKELDLAIEIKRAMYGEDHYRSRYSIQTKNQILGLDPMPPRLHLDF is encoded by the coding sequence ATGATATTTCAGCGCTCGACGTTGAAGGACAAGCTAAAGAGAAAGCAGGAGGATTCTTTCACAGGACGCGAGTCCTATTTCGAGGAACTCTATAATGCGCTTGAGTTACAGCAGCAGGAGGATTACAAAGTGTTGTGCTTCTACGGAGTGGGAGGCGCGGGCAAATCCTCATTGCGCAGAGAGATGGTTCACCGCCTTACCCAGCGGGAGGATATCGCTGTAGGCATCGTTGATTTCGAGACAAAAGCTCATCAACAGCCGGAAAATGCACTTATCCATCTCAGGAAATCGATCACTTCCAGCAATAAAATCAACTTTTCCTTATTCGATATGGTGTACGCCTTATATATGAGCAAAGCGTATGCACATTTGCCGCTCAAGGAGTCCATTACTCCGCTGCTTGATGAAGGCGATCTGTTAGTTGAACTCATCAATACGATTGAGGATGTACCTGGGCTCGGCCTGGTTCCAAAAGTATATAACCTGTTCCGTAAATCCTCGAGCTTTATACATAAATATATGACTAAAACCAAAATGGACTATTTCTCACAGCTATCAGCGCTGGATGCTTCAGAGTTGTTAGCCTACTTACCCGATGTCTTCCTTGAAGATCTGTTAGCCCATCAGGAAAAAACCGGCTGCCGGCTGGTGATCTTCCTTGATACTTATGAGGCCCTATGGGAAGATAAGCGGATGAAGGGGTACCAATCCGTTGTCGATAGCTGGATTCGTGAAATGATTCAAGGCCATCCCGGCCTGTTGTGGGTCATTACAGGTAGAGAACGGCTGCGATGGGCGGAGATCGATCCGAATTGGGACTTCGTCTGCGCTCAGCGTCCGCTGGACTCTTTAACCGAAGCAGAAAGCACAGCCATACTGGTCCGCTCCGGAGTAACGGATGAAGACATCCGGAATACGATTATTAAGCAATCCTACGGGCACGCTTATACCATCCGGTTGGCCGTAAATCTGCATAATGAAATCATACGTACCCGAACGCCGATTATCCAGGATTTTGTAGACTGGAGAACGCCGGAGCTCCTCATTGAGCGACTGCTGAAATATTTGACGCCCTATGAGATACAGACACTGGAGCTGCTGGCCATCGCCCGTTCATGGGACGAAGCTTTGTTCGAAGCGATCGTGCAGGCTTTTCAAACCGGCTATCCTCTTTACCAAAGAGACGAGCTGCTGCGTTTCTCCTTCATTCATCATAATGAGTTGACGAACCGGTGGGAAATGCACGCCCTGATGCGGGAGAGTCTGCGTCATCATCAAAGTGTCCACACGATCCGGGAGGGGCACCGGTATTTGTTCGAGTATTATGCGAATCTGCTAAGCCAGCACAGCTTTACCGGAATGTTGCGGGATGCCTACGATTGGTTGGATGAAGCTTTTTTCCATGGACTTCAACAGGTTGAGAATGGATGGCGTACGCCTGTCTCCTTGTCAGACTGGTTCCGCCATGAGGATGCCAAGTTCTTCAACACGGGAAAATGGGAATTAACCATCCCGCTGTTCAAGCAGTTTATCAGCTACCTGGAGTCCCTGGAAACCACGGAAGCGCAGTCCCTAAGAGGAATCCTCGTCTACGATTTGGCCTATATTTATTTCAAAGAAGGCAACTATACCGAAGCGGAGATCATGTTCGACATCTCGCTTGATATACATCTTACCCTCTATGGTGAAACAAACCGGTTTACGGCAAAATCTTATTATGGCCTGGGCACGCTTTATCATAATATGGGCCGGATGGAGGAAGCCGAGCCGCTGTACTGTAAAGCTCTTGCGATCAGGGAACAGGTACTTGGCGGGGATCATATCGGTGTCGCGATGTCTGCCAATAATCTCGCTACCCTCTATCAGGATATGAAGCTTCACCACTTGGCGCTGCCTCTTTACGAAAGAGCGATCCGGATATCCTTGCTTCCAGAAAACTATAATTCGCGCAAACTCGCCGATTACAAAATCAACCTGGTCTATTTTCACCATGACGTGGAACAATACGAGACGGCGCTCGCAATCTGTGAAGAGGCCTTAACTCTTAGAGAGAGCAGTCTTACGCCGCTGCACCGGGATATGGCTCAGGTATTTCTCTACTATGGCAATATATTATTGAGACGAAGCGAACTCCGCCTGGCAGATGAATATTATAATAAAGCCCTACATATTTTAGAGGAACTGAAGCATGAGTTTTCGGGTGAGATGGCTAAGCTGCACCATAACCTTGGAGTCTATTGCTATTTAGCCGGAAGAACCGGCGATTCTTTAAAAGAACTGGACTTGGCGATTGAAATCAAACGGGCCATGTATGGGGAAGACCATTATAGAAGCCGTTATTCGATACAGACGAAGAATCAGATCCTGGGACTGGATCCCATGCCCCCGCGTTTACATCTGGATTTCTAG
- a CDS encoding DUF2268 domain-containing putative Zn-dependent protease (predicted Zn-dependent protease with a strongly conserved HExxH motif) has protein sequence MEIEIICPFKNAWKYIDEMKKGNKKDSQLLWDAHLIQPYWDRISQWAPFDQSFMKPAGIEDLDTLEQQLKLLAEIDVDNLKSEFIRISRELPKHDEDPIIAAIYPNNNELVKARQNGVAGACVFGNIMINVNPLADNWEEWIPYVFGHEYHHSVWGHHWYVLNGGLEGNFLEYMINEGQADAFAKSLFPDLQPQWLRTLTESEEIEFWDKIKPILFSTDRHDFDKYMFGDEKSGLPWCVGYIFGNLVVNSYLRSHPQVSFTELIAVHPKEILNESIYKL, from the coding sequence ATGGAAATTGAAATCATTTGCCCATTTAAAAATGCATGGAAGTACATTGACGAAATGAAAAAAGGTAACAAAAAAGACTCCCAGCTGTTGTGGGATGCGCACTTAATTCAGCCGTACTGGGATCGAATTTCTCAGTGGGCCCCGTTTGACCAAAGCTTCATGAAACCTGCCGGGATTGAGGACTTAGATACACTTGAACAGCAGTTGAAGTTGCTGGCGGAAATAGATGTAGATAATCTTAAGAGTGAATTCATCCGAATAAGCCGCGAACTCCCGAAGCACGATGAAGACCCCATAATAGCAGCTATTTATCCTAACAATAATGAGCTCGTAAAAGCACGTCAGAATGGAGTGGCAGGTGCATGTGTTTTCGGAAATATAATGATTAATGTCAATCCGCTAGCAGACAATTGGGAAGAATGGATTCCCTACGTTTTTGGTCACGAGTACCATCATAGCGTTTGGGGGCATCACTGGTATGTGTTGAATGGCGGATTAGAGGGGAACTTCCTGGAGTATATGATCAATGAGGGACAGGCGGATGCGTTTGCCAAAAGTCTATTTCCTGACCTACAGCCGCAATGGCTTAGGACGTTGACCGAAAGCGAAGAAATAGAATTCTGGGACAAAATCAAACCAATCCTCTTTTCCACAGACCGGCACGATTTTGATAAATATATGTTTGGAGACGAAAAGAGCGGACTCCCATGGTGTGTGGGTTACATCTTTGGTAATTTAGTAGTTAACAGCTACCTAAGGTCACATCCGCAAGTCTCTTTCACTGAATTAATAGCTGTTCACCCTAAGGAGATCCTTAATGAAAGCATTTATAAATTATAG
- a CDS encoding alpha/beta fold hydrolase, producing the protein MANVTVGQENGIAIELHYEDVGTGKPVVLIHGWPLSGRSWEKQVPALVEAGYRVITYDRRGFGQSSQPWNGYDYDTFAADLHTLIEHLDLHDVTLVGFSMGGGEVARYIGTYGTERVSKAVLAGAIPPYLYKSADNPDGGFDDATIQGFQDGVKADRLAFLDDFTTNFFASGDRTDLVNEPFRLYNRDIAAFASPKGTLDCIAAFSYTDFRGDLEKFNLPTLILHGDSDAIVPVEISGQKAHERIAGSQLVVIEGGPHGFNATHPKEFNHALLQFLQG; encoded by the coding sequence ATGGCAAACGTTACAGTTGGACAGGAGAATGGAATTGCAATCGAGCTTCATTATGAGGATGTCGGGACCGGTAAGCCGGTTGTACTGATCCATGGCTGGCCGCTCAGCGGAAGATCCTGGGAGAAGCAAGTGCCTGCACTGGTGGAAGCCGGTTACCGGGTGATCACGTATGATCGCCGCGGATTCGGCCAGTCTTCCCAGCCGTGGAACGGATACGATTATGATACATTCGCTGCGGATTTGCATACATTGATTGAACACCTGGATCTTCATGATGTGACCCTGGTCGGGTTCTCCATGGGCGGAGGCGAAGTAGCGCGTTACATCGGTACTTATGGAACGGAGCGGGTATCCAAAGCGGTGCTGGCCGGTGCTATCCCGCCGTATCTGTACAAATCAGCGGATAACCCGGACGGCGGATTTGACGATGCGACTATTCAAGGATTTCAAGATGGGGTGAAGGCGGACCGTCTGGCGTTCCTGGATGATTTCACAACCAATTTCTTCGCCTCTGGGGACAGAACAGACTTGGTAAATGAACCGTTCCGCTTATACAATCGTGATATTGCAGCTTTCGCATCGCCGAAAGGTACCCTTGATTGCATCGCTGCATTTAGCTATACCGATTTCCGCGGGGACCTTGAGAAATTCAATTTGCCAACGCTAATTCTCCACGGTGACTCCGATGCAATCGTTCCTGTCGAGATTAGTGGCCAAAAAGCGCATGAGCGGATCGCAGGCAGTCAATTAGTCGTGATTGAGGGCGGACCTCACGGATTCAATGCTACCCATCCTAAGGAATTTAACCATGCATTGCTGCAATTCTTGCAAGGCTAA
- a CDS encoding DUF3995 domain-containing protein, with protein sequence MMSVFTWIVGGVLFLLSGIHLYWMAGGRIGALAAIPSTGSESLFRPTAMATGFVAVALAIAGWFVLELGEVVQRVLFPDWLLIYGGWALASVFILRAVGDFRWVGFFKKQQRTVFAKRDTVLYSPLCLFIGSCLIIVITNQ encoded by the coding sequence ATGATGAGTGTGTTCACTTGGATCGTGGGAGGCGTATTATTTCTGCTCAGCGGAATTCATCTGTACTGGATGGCCGGCGGGAGAATCGGAGCTTTGGCTGCGATCCCCAGCACTGGTTCTGAATCATTGTTTCGGCCGACGGCGATGGCTACCGGCTTCGTGGCGGTGGCATTGGCTATAGCGGGATGGTTCGTATTAGAGCTCGGAGAAGTCGTCCAGCGGGTGCTGTTTCCGGATTGGCTTCTTATTTATGGAGGCTGGGCCTTAGCCAGCGTATTTATACTGCGGGCCGTTGGAGATTTTCGCTGGGTTGGCTTCTTTAAGAAACAACAAAGAACTGTATTCGCCAAGCGGGATACAGTCCTCTACTCCCCGCTCTGTCTCTTCATAGGGAGCTGCCTGATTATTGTTATAACAAACCAGTGA
- a CDS encoding S-layer homology domain-containing protein: MFLALITGLSPALPNAFAENSSGEGTPSTQPELTLFDASFNSDTVMYRFGYTFPTGPSYDYFDAVLDARIEFITDAGSAPAVYFRNDPNVNAVRITGDSSIYLNLTLPRSFFDEQLKAMKLDQGRLVFTLHVLTPDGNDIPSKEQTYTGLVDPKPLPGSGVASKTNQTDSKPAGQAAAKPAGSASISPAPSATRYPKVISISAFGFNHLALKNDGSVWEWGNTKGAEQVSGLPSNIVKVAAGTRHRLALDSDGNVWAWGMNDFGQLGNDINGYANFYTAPVKAQIEHVKDILAFDNTSYALKEDGTVWIWGDEVFVSNSIMESTKPLEYPIQIPGINHVTSIAGGYKMLMLKDDGTVWYYQGKGSGKVFTGPHQMKYVISPIFEILGIRFATVDPIPEFTKVVKIWGGGNPRYALKQDGTLWMWGESQPVLKKTADIVKLSSGYYHTLLLKKDGTVWTSGTNRQGELGLGYADNSEDYHTFHRVTVIKDAVDIAGGLMNSYVLKKDGTVWAWGYNDKRGVLGDGSTNKRLVPVRIPGLNPPHGYDMEGHWAQAAMERLYDQSILGGYSDYSVKPNAAITREQFVKMLVQAKGLAAVKGKTSFSDVPAKRWSNGAIEAAVANGIIQPNEYGQHFLPEGNITRFEIAAMAARALGLQPNESALAFQDNADIKNQRGNIGAAVEAGIIGGFQDGTFRPNQTATRAEAAVIITRIMDYAK; encoded by the coding sequence ATGTTCTTAGCTCTTATCACCGGATTGTCCCCAGCATTGCCAAACGCCTTTGCGGAAAATTCAAGTGGTGAAGGTACCCCGTCCACGCAGCCGGAATTAACCTTGTTCGATGCTTCATTCAATTCGGATACGGTTATGTACCGTTTCGGTTACACTTTCCCTACAGGCCCTTCCTATGATTATTTCGATGCTGTGCTTGATGCGCGGATTGAGTTCATAACAGACGCAGGCAGTGCTCCTGCGGTCTATTTCAGGAATGATCCTAATGTAAATGCCGTTAGGATAACAGGGGATTCTTCGATTTATCTGAATCTGACTTTGCCCCGAAGCTTCTTTGATGAGCAATTGAAAGCTATGAAGCTAGATCAAGGCAGACTTGTTTTCACCCTGCACGTTCTGACGCCCGATGGAAATGATATTCCTTCGAAGGAGCAGACATATACCGGCCTGGTCGACCCTAAGCCGCTGCCCGGCTCCGGAGTAGCGTCAAAGACCAATCAAACCGATTCCAAGCCGGCAGGTCAAGCCGCTGCGAAGCCTGCCGGCTCAGCCAGTATAAGCCCTGCTCCATCGGCCACTAGATATCCTAAGGTGATATCAATCAGCGCTTTCGGTTTTAACCACCTGGCATTGAAGAATGACGGCTCGGTCTGGGAATGGGGGAATACGAAAGGCGCGGAGCAGGTATCCGGTTTACCTTCCAATATCGTAAAGGTCGCGGCGGGAACACGGCATCGTCTAGCGCTTGATTCGGACGGCAATGTGTGGGCCTGGGGTATGAATGATTTCGGGCAGCTCGGTAATGACATTAACGGCTACGCAAACTTTTATACGGCTCCTGTCAAAGCTCAGATCGAGCATGTTAAAGATATCCTCGCCTTCGATAACACCTCGTATGCTTTGAAGGAGGATGGAACGGTCTGGATTTGGGGAGATGAAGTCTTCGTATCCAACTCGATTATGGAATCCACCAAGCCTCTGGAATATCCGATCCAGATTCCAGGCATCAATCATGTGACGAGCATTGCCGGTGGCTACAAGATGTTAATGCTGAAGGATGACGGAACGGTCTGGTACTACCAAGGTAAGGGCAGTGGAAAGGTATTCACCGGACCGCACCAGATGAAGTATGTGATAAGCCCCATATTCGAAATTCTCGGAATCCGTTTTGCTACGGTGGACCCTATCCCGGAATTCACGAAAGTAGTGAAAATATGGGGCGGCGGAAATCCGAGATACGCCCTTAAGCAGGACGGCACGCTCTGGATGTGGGGGGAAAGCCAGCCAGTCCTGAAAAAGACCGCTGATATAGTAAAGCTCAGCTCCGGATATTACCACACACTGCTGCTGAAAAAGGATGGTACGGTTTGGACCTCCGGTACGAACCGGCAGGGTGAGCTGGGGTTGGGGTATGCCGATAACTCTGAGGACTACCATACGTTTCACCGTGTGACAGTCATCAAAGATGCCGTTGATATTGCCGGCGGATTGATGAACTCTTACGTTCTGAAAAAAGACGGAACCGTTTGGGCATGGGGATATAACGATAAACGGGGAGTGCTTGGCGACGGTTCAACGAACAAGCGGCTTGTCCCTGTCCGCATACCGGGACTGAACCCGCCGCATGGCTATGATATGGAGGGACATTGGGCGCAGGCTGCCATGGAGCGGCTGTATGATCAGTCGATTCTGGGCGGCTACAGTGATTATTCTGTAAAGCCGAATGCGGCCATAACGAGAGAACAATTTGTGAAGATGCTGGTGCAGGCAAAAGGGCTTGCGGCAGTGAAGGGGAAAACATCCTTCTCTGATGTGCCAGCCAAGCGGTGGTCGAACGGAGCTATTGAGGCTGCCGTCGCAAATGGGATCATTCAGCCCAATGAGTACGGCCAACACTTCCTGCCGGAGGGGAATATTACCCGATTTGAAATCGCCGCTATGGCGGCTAGAGCGCTGGGCCTCCAGCCTAATGAATCGGCACTTGCCTTCCAGGATAACGCTGATATTAAGAACCAGCGAGGGAATATCGGGGCTGCCGTGGAAGCAGGAATTATTGGCGGATTCCAGGACGGGACCTTCCGGCCTAATCAGACAGCCACCCGGGCAGAGGCGGCGGTTATCATTACCCGGATTATGGACTACGCGAAGTAA
- a CDS encoding peptidoglycan recognition protein family protein — MSTEDWITEAKLHFREPLQPLQDVDSIIVHHTEEEGWDIHRTHAYHQDTMNWSGIGYNFFIEAPGVADGQIRSGRGYHVGAHTLGRNETSIGVCMSGNMDLHHPSKRQMDSLLRLCRYLMDRYKLSPEDVVGHREVAGVTKSCPGSHVDMNWIRMKLSSRI; from the coding sequence ATGAGCACAGAAGATTGGATTACGGAAGCGAAGCTTCACTTTCGCGAGCCGCTTCAACCCTTGCAGGACGTAGACAGCATCATTGTCCACCACACGGAGGAGGAAGGCTGGGATATTCATCGTACCCATGCCTATCACCAGGATACGATGAACTGGAGCGGAATTGGATATAACTTTTTCATAGAGGCACCGGGTGTGGCAGACGGACAGATTAGATCAGGACGCGGTTATCATGTGGGCGCTCATACTCTGGGACGCAATGAAACATCCATTGGAGTTTGCATGTCCGGTAATATGGATCTGCATCACCCTTCCAAGCGCCAAATGGATTCGTTATTGAGGCTATGCCGCTATTTGATGGACCGGTACAAGTTGTCTCCGGAGGACGTGGTCGGGCACCGGGAGGTAGCTGGCGTAACGAAAAGCTGTCCGGGATCGCATGTAGACATGAACTGGATACGGATGAAATTGTCTTCCCGAATCTAA
- a CDS encoding DegV family protein produces MKSIAWVTDSTSTIDSEFALNNHVYIVPLRLIINNECYKENIDITADQFYDQMRLNDKVGSSQPPIGEFVELYERLKEDYDEIIAIHCSSELSGTFHTSMQAADIAGVTVIGIDSKVGAYPIREMIMRGVYWQQAGCSALEIKSRIENIIEEMSFYLIPASLSQLHRSGRLSGSQLLLGQLMRIHLLLKFDKGKVVVVDKIRTFKKTKQKLLETLGQDIRLIQDICIMHANNMEEAQSLESAIKEMSPSVRTEIMTFVPVVGVHMGEGTLALSWINNTPIHSFTVQNKVLEPVLQH; encoded by the coding sequence TTGAAATCCATCGCCTGGGTAACTGACAGCACCAGCACAATTGATTCTGAATTTGCCCTGAATAACCATGTCTATATTGTTCCTCTCCGCCTGATTATCAATAATGAATGTTATAAAGAAAATATCGACATCACCGCCGATCAGTTCTATGATCAAATGCGCCTGAATGACAAGGTCGGCAGCTCCCAGCCGCCAATCGGCGAGTTCGTGGAATTATACGAACGCCTGAAGGAAGACTATGACGAAATTATTGCGATCCATTGTTCCTCCGAGCTTAGCGGAACCTTCCACACCTCGATGCAGGCAGCGGACATCGCTGGCGTTACTGTAATAGGCATTGATTCCAAGGTAGGCGCTTACCCGATCCGTGAGATGATTATGCGCGGCGTTTACTGGCAGCAGGCAGGCTGTTCTGCGCTGGAGATCAAGAGCAGAATCGAAAATATCATTGAAGAGATGTCTTTCTATCTGATCCCTGCCAGTCTGAGCCAGCTGCACCGCAGCGGGCGGCTTTCGGGCTCCCAGCTTCTGCTGGGCCAGCTGATGCGGATTCACCTGCTGCTGAAATTCGACAAAGGCAAAGTTGTCGTCGTGGACAAAATCCGCACCTTCAAGAAGACGAAGCAAAAGCTGCTGGAGACACTCGGCCAGGATATCCGGCTGATTCAGGATATTTGTATTATGCATGCCAACAATATGGAAGAGGCGCAGAGCCTGGAGTCGGCGATCAAGGAAATGTCGCCTTCTGTGCGTACGGAAATTATGACCTTTGTCCCGGTCGTAGGCGTTCATATGGGTGAGGGCACACTCGCGCTTTCGTGGATTAACAATACACCTATTCACAGTTTCACTGTTCAGAATAAAGTATTGGAGCCTGTGCTTCAGCATTGA
- a CDS encoding peptide MFS transporter, translating to MADLNKQRVVESVPQRGFFGHPKGLFTLFFTEFWERFSYYGMRAILVYYMYYELSQGGLGMEESTALAIMSIYGSLVYMSGIIGGWLADRIFGASRAVFYGGILIMLGHITLAIPGSISLFFVSMVLIVLGTGLLKPNVSSIVGELYSEQDGRRDAGFSIYYMGINLGAFIAPLIVGYVGDYNFHLGFGIAAVGMLLGLIIFIFTKKRNLGLAGTLVASPLSQAERKKVFLIFGISAVLLAVIVAVTIPLGLLTFKSFITVVGILGILIPTLYFIVMFRSPLTTSVERSRLVAYIPLFIAAIMFWAIQEQGSTILASYADKRTQLDFAGMHIRPAWFQSLNPLFVITLAPLFAWLWVKLGKRQPSIPKKFALGLLFAGLSFLVILLPAYFGGEDSLVNPLWLVLSYFIVVLGELCLSPVGLSATTKLAPSAFSAQTMSLWFLSNAAAQAINAQIVKFYSADTEMVYFGVIGGAAILLSILLYLSSKKIQGYMKGIQ from the coding sequence ATGGCTGATTTAAACAAACAAAGAGTTGTTGAAAGTGTTCCGCAACGGGGGTTTTTTGGACATCCTAAAGGGTTATTTACTCTGTTCTTCACAGAGTTTTGGGAGCGGTTTTCCTATTATGGAATGAGAGCTATCCTTGTTTATTATATGTATTATGAGCTGAGCCAAGGCGGACTCGGCATGGAGGAGAGCACAGCGCTCGCCATTATGTCTATTTATGGTTCACTGGTCTATATGTCCGGGATTATTGGCGGCTGGTTGGCGGACCGGATATTCGGTGCATCAAGGGCTGTATTCTACGGCGGTATATTAATCATGCTCGGGCATATCACCTTAGCCATCCCGGGGAGTATTTCCTTATTTTTTGTTTCCATGGTTCTGATCGTGCTGGGTACGGGCCTGCTGAAGCCTAATGTATCCAGTATTGTAGGTGAGCTTTACAGCGAACAAGATGGGCGCCGGGATGCAGGCTTCAGTATATACTACATGGGTATCAACCTGGGGGCATTTATCGCTCCGCTAATTGTAGGATACGTCGGAGATTATAATTTCCACCTGGGCTTCGGCATTGCAGCCGTCGGTATGTTGCTGGGCTTAATCATCTTCATCTTTACCAAGAAAAGAAACCTCGGCCTAGCAGGCACTTTAGTCGCAAGTCCCTTATCACAAGCAGAACGAAAAAAAGTATTCCTTATCTTCGGTATCAGTGCAGTACTTCTCGCTGTTATTGTTGCTGTTACGATCCCATTAGGTCTGTTAACGTTTAAATCCTTTATAACGGTTGTAGGTATTCTGGGAATTCTGATTCCCACCCTGTATTTCATTGTCATGTTCCGTAGTCCGCTCACAACAAGCGTCGAACGCTCAAGACTCGTTGCTTATATTCCGCTGTTTATTGCAGCGATTATGTTCTGGGCGATTCAGGAACAAGGGTCAACCATCCTTGCCAGTTATGCAGATAAACGTACACAGCTCGATTTTGCCGGTATGCATATTCGTCCAGCCTGGTTCCAGTCTTTAAATCCTTTGTTTGTTATCACGCTGGCCCCCCTCTTCGCCTGGTTGTGGGTGAAGCTCGGGAAACGGCAGCCTTCGATTCCGAAGAAATTCGCCTTGGGTCTATTATTTGCCGGATTATCCTTCCTTGTGATCCTGTTGCCGGCTTACTTTGGCGGTGAGGATTCCCTGGTTAATCCGTTATGGCTTGTTCTTAGCTATTTCATCGTTGTGCTGGGGGAATTATGCTTGTCTCCTGTAGGACTGTCGGCTACCACCAAACTGGCACCCTCCGCCTTCTCCGCCCAGACCATGAGCTTATGGTTCTTATCCAATGCGGCTGCCCAGGCAATTAATGCGCAGATTGTTAAATTTTATTCGGCTGACACTGAGATGGTATACTTTGGTGTCATTGGAGGCGCAGCCATCCTCCTGAGTATCCTGCTCTACTTGTCCTCCAAGAAAATTCAGGGGTATATGAAAGGGATTCAGTAA